Genomic segment of bacterium:
GCGTCCGGCTGTTAACCGGAGGGTTGTAGGTTCGAATCCTACCCGCGGAGCCAGATTCTGATCAGGTGACACCCCTATCAATGCTGGCCATGCCGGCAATCGCAGGGATCTGCGTGCCGATGCTCGTGACAGGTATGGTCAGGACCGATCTCCGTCAGCGTTCCCATTTGCAGCGCTTGAATCGCTTCAGCCAAGGTAGTGGCTCTTGACTGATACACGCGGATACCAGCGTCCGTGAGTCTGACCAAGGCCTTACGGCCGATTCCTGCAACGACGACGCCGTCTACTTGGCAACCTGCAAGCGCCTGTATTGGATTACAGTCTCCGTGGACATGACTGAGGTTCGCGTTGGAGATCACCTCGATGGATTGATCAGTGCTCTCAACGAACGCGAAGTATGGGGCAGACCCGTAATGTCCGCAAATCGGACTGTCAAGACCGGCACGCTCCATGATTGGAATGGCGACTCTCATGATTGCCCCTTCTCCTTTTCTATGCTTGTGTTGCGTTCAACAGGATCGGACGCCCGATCGGATTCGACCGTCTTCCAAGCCCTCCCGCGCCGCTGGAACCCCGCGCCTTGCTGCGCTCCCTTTCCGCGTCTCTGTCCACAACCGCAGGGCCCCATCCCGCGACCCTGTCCTGTCCCCATCGGACCGGTTCCATCACCTCGTGGCATGATCGGATCTCCTTTCCATTTGATGTTCCCGCCTTCGATCCGGAGCGCCTTACCATGAACAAGCGCATCTGCCACTTTCCGCCGCGCGCTTTCCACAATCCTCGCAAAGGTCGCGCGCGAGACACTCATCTCCTGTGCGGCCTGTTCCTGATAGAGCCCCTCTAGGTCGGCCAGTCGCAGTGCCTCGATCTCATCCAATGTGAGGGTGTTCTCCTCCAGGTCCCGCAGAGGGATCCCGCGCGGCTTGAAATGATACGACGCAGGCATGACACCCACATACCGTTTGCAGCAGGGTCTTGCCATGGCCCATCCCTCCCAGGCGTGGCATTATGAGCATATGCTCATAATTTCCGCCTGTCAAGGGGTAGCTAGGGCCCTGGCAGCGAGCCGGGGAGGGTCTCGACGTAGGCCCTTATCTCATCGCGCACGCGCCTGTAGTGCGTGAGGGCGGCTTCCTCGTCCTTCGCGTCCTGCGCGAGATTGACCGGATCGTCGAAGCCCATGTGCAGAATCCTCACCCGCGCGGGGAAGCTGGGACAGGCTTCCTGCGCGTGCCCGCAGAGGGTGATCACGTAGTCGAACTCCAGTGTGGGGAGGTCGGCGACGGTCTTGGACCTGTGGCCGCTGATGTCAACCCCGGCCTCCGCCATGGACCTTGCGGCCAGCGGGTTGAGACCGTGCCTCTCGACGCCCGCCGAGTGGGCCTCGATGGTGCTGCTCTTGAGGTAGCGCGCCCAGCCCTCGGCCATCTGGCTGCGGGCGGAGTTCCCGGTGCAGAGGAAGAGGATTCTGATCTTTCGCTCATCGGCCCGCACGGCTGTCCTCACAACCCCCCGTACAGCGGGATCCGCGCTCCGTTGACGCAGGCCGCCTCGTCCGAGCAGAGGTACGCGCTCACGGCGGCGATCTCCTGTCGGATTGCACGCGCGGCGATCAGGTGGAGAGAGGGTCTAAGGGTGGTGTATGCTGTGGAGGTACAAGCCATCGCACCAACTCGCATGAGAAGGGGCATGCTGGCCCGGCCTGAGAAAGGGAGGAATGAATGAAAGAGAAGAGGCATGCCAGCCGGTTGAGCGAAGAGAAGTGGCATTCCCTGAAAGAACAGGATGTCTTCGAGGAGCTTCAGGGTCGGCTGGAGGGCCTGGACGAGCAGGAGGCCGTCCGGCGCCTGCAGGTCTACGGGCCCAACACCTTGCCCTCCAAGGAGCCACCGACGCTCTGGGCCATCCTGCTGCACCAGGTGCTCAACCCCCTGATCTTCATCCTGCTGGCCGCCGCAGTCGCCTCGGTGGCCATCGGCGAGGCCGTAGACGCCATCTTCATCCTGATCGTCATCGCCCTGAACAGCGGGCTGGGGGCCTACCAGGAGTACCATGCCGAGAGAAGCGCGGCCAGCCTGCAGCGTCTGTTGAAGATCAAGGCCAGGGTTCGGCGCGGCGGAAAAGAGCAGGAGGTTCCGTCGGAAGAGGTGGTGCCCGGAGACATCGTGCTGCTCGAATCCGGGAACAAGGTCCCGGCGGACCTGCGTCTGCTGCAGGCCAACAACCTCGCAGCGGACGAGAGCCTCTTGACAGGCGAATCGGTTGCCGTTGAGAAGGCGACCGGTATCCTGCCTGAGGACACCGGCATCAGCGACCGCCGGAACATGGTGTTTGCCGGGTCGACCATCACCTCCGGCAGGGGTGTTGGGATCACGATCGGCACGGGAGCCGAGACCCAGGTCGGCATCA
This window contains:
- a CDS encoding DUF134 domain-containing protein, with product MARPCCKRYVGVMPASYHFKPRGIPLRDLEENTLTLDEIEALRLADLEGLYQEQAAQEMSVSRATFARIVESARRKVADALVHGKALRIEGGNIKWKGDPIMPRGDGTGPMGTGQGRGMGPCGCGQRRGKGAQQGAGFQRRGRAWKTVESDRASDPVERNTSIEKEKGQS
- a CDS encoding arsenate reductase ArsC gives rise to the protein MRADERKIRILFLCTGNSARSQMAEGWARYLKSSTIEAHSAGVERHGLNPLAARSMAEAGVDISGHRSKTVADLPTLEFDYVITLCGHAQEACPSFPARVRILHMGFDDPVNLAQDAKDEEAALTHYRRVRDEIRAYVETLPGSLPGP